One region of Mus musculus strain C57BL/6J chromosome 15, GRCm38.p6 C57BL/6J genomic DNA includes:
- the Fzd6 gene encoding frizzled-6 isoform X2: MYFFSYQEFHHFLHLANLECSPNIEMFLCQAFIPTCTEQIHVVLPCRKLCEKIVSDCKKLMDTFGIRWPEELECNRLPHCDDTVPVTSHPHTELSGPQKKSDQVPRDIGFWCPKHLRTSGDQGYRFLGIEQCAPPCPNMYFKSDELDFAKSFIGIVSIFCLCATLFTFLTFLIDVRRFRYPERPIIYYSVCYSIVSLMYFVGFLLGNSTACNKADEKLELGDTVVLGSKNKACSVVFMFLYFFTMAGTVWWVILTITWFLAAGRKWSCEAIEQKAVWFHAVAWGAPGFLTVMLLAMNKVEGDNISGVCFVGLYDLDASRYFVLLPLCLCVFVGLSLLLAGIISLNHVRQVIQHDGRNQEKLKKFMIRIGVFSGLYLVPLVTLLGCYVYELVNRITWEMTWFSDHCHQYRIPCPYQANPKARPELALFMIKYLMTLIVGISAVFWVGSKKTCTEWAGFFKRNRKRDPISESRRVLQESCEFFLKHNSKVKHKKKHGAPGPHRLKVISKSMGTSTGATTNHGTSAMAIADHDYLGQETSTEVHTSPEASVKEGRADRANTPSAKDRDCGESAGPSSKLSGNRNGRESRAGGLKERSNGSEGAPSEGRVSPKSSVPETGLIDCSTSQAASSPEPTSLKGSTSLPVHSASRARKEQGAGSHSDA, encoded by the exons cACTTTCTGCATCTTGCAAATCTAGAATGTTCACCAAACATTGAAATGTTCCTTTGCCAAGCTTTTATACCAACCTGCACAGAGCAAATTCATGTAGTTCTACCCTGTCGGAAATTGTGTGAGAAAATAGTTTCTGATTGCAAAAAACTAATGGACACTTTTGGCATCCGATGGCCTGAAGAACTTGAATGTAACAG ATTGCCACACTGTGATGACACTGTTCCTGTAACTTCTCATCCACACACAGAGCTTTCTGGGCCACAGAAGAAATCAGATCAAGTCCCAAGAGACATTGGATTTTGGTGTCCAAAGCACCTTAGGACTTCCGGGGACCAAGGCTataggtttctgggaattgaacagtGTGCCCCTCCGTGCCccaatatgtattttaaaagtgaTGAACTAGACTTTGCCAAAAGTTTCATAGGAATAGTTTCAATATTTTGTCTTTGTGCAACTCTGTTCACGTTCCTTACATTTTTAATTGACGTTAGACGATTCAGATACCCAGAGAGACCAATTATCTATTACTCTGTCTGCTACAGCATTGTCTCTCTCATGTACTTCGTGGGGTTTTTGCTGGGCAATAGCACGGCTTGTAATAAGGCAGACGAGAAGCTGGAGCTCGGGGACACCGTTGTCCTAGGGTCAAAGAATAAGGCTTGCAGTGTGGTATttatgtttctgtatttttttacaATGGCTGGCACCGTGTGGTGGGTGATTCTCACCATTACGTGGTTCTTAGCTGCCGGGAGAAAATGGAGTTGCGAAGCTATTGAACAAAAAGCAGTGTGGTTCCATGCCGTTGCCTGGGGGGCGCCCGGGTTCCTGACCGTCATGCTGCTCGCTATGAATAAGGTTGAAGGAGACAACATTAGCGGCGTTTGCTTCGTTGGCCTGTATGACCTGGACGCCTCTCGCTACTTcgtccttctgcctctgtgcctctgcgTATTTGTTGGGCTGTCTCTCCTCTTAGCCGGCATCATCTCCTTGAATCATGTCCGACAAGTCATACAGCATGATGGCCGGAACCAAGAGAAGCTAAAGAAATTCATGATTCGCATCGGAGTCTTCAGTGGCCTGTATCTTGTGCCCTTAGTGACACTTCTCGGTTGCTATGTCTATGAGCTAGTGAACAGGATCACCTGGGAGATGACATGGTTCTCTGATCATTGTCACCAGTACCGCATCCCGTGCCCTTACCAG gcaAATCCAAAAGCTCGACCAGAATTGGCTTTATTTATGATAAAATATCTGATGACATTAATTGTTGGTATCTCTGCGGTCTTCTGGGTTGGAAGCAAAAAGACGTGCACAGAATGGGCCGGGTTCTTTAAGCGAAACCGCAAGCGAGA CCCCATCAGTGAGAGCCGCCGAGTGCTGCAAGAGTCCTGTGAGTTCTTCCTGAAGCACAACTCTAAAgtgaagcacaagaagaagcaTGGCGCACCAGGGCCTCATAGGCTGAAGGTCATTTCCAAGTCCATGGGAACTAGCACAGGAGCGACCACAAATCATGGCACCTCTGCCATGGCAATCGCTGACCATGATTACTTAGGGCAAGAAACTTCAACAGAAGTCCACACCTCCCCAGAAGCATCCGTCAAAGAGGGACGAGCAGACCGAGCAAACACTCCCAGCGCCAAAGATCGGGACTGTGGGGAATCTGCAGGGCCCAGTTCCAAGCTCTCTGGGAACCGGAACGGCAGGGAAAGCCGAGCGGGCGGCCTGAAGGAGAGAAGCAATGGATCAGAGGGGGCTCCAAGTGAAGGAAG GGTAAGTCCAAAGAGCAGCGTTCCTGAGACTGGCCTGATAGACTGCAGCACTTCACAGGCCGCCAGTTCTCCAGAACCAACCAGCCTCAAGGGCTCCACATCTCTGCCTGTTCACTCAGCTTCCAGAGCTAGGAAAGAGCAGGGTGCTGGCAGCCATTCCGACGCTTGA
- the Fzd6 gene encoding frizzled-6 precursor, with protein MERSPFLLACILLPLVRGHSLFTCEPITVPRCMKMTYNMTFFPNLMGHYDQGIAAVEMGHFLHLANLECSPNIEMFLCQAFIPTCTEQIHVVLPCRKLCEKIVSDCKKLMDTFGIRWPEELECNRLPHCDDTVPVTSHPHTELSGPQKKSDQVPRDIGFWCPKHLRTSGDQGYRFLGIEQCAPPCPNMYFKSDELDFAKSFIGIVSIFCLCATLFTFLTFLIDVRRFRYPERPIIYYSVCYSIVSLMYFVGFLLGNSTACNKADEKLELGDTVVLGSKNKACSVVFMFLYFFTMAGTVWWVILTITWFLAAGRKWSCEAIEQKAVWFHAVAWGAPGFLTVMLLAMNKVEGDNISGVCFVGLYDLDASRYFVLLPLCLCVFVGLSLLLAGIISLNHVRQVIQHDGRNQEKLKKFMIRIGVFSGLYLVPLVTLLGCYVYELVNRITWEMTWFSDHCHQYRIPCPYQANPKARPELALFMIKYLMTLIVGISAVFWVGSKKTCTEWAGFFKRNRKRDPISESRRVLQESCEFFLKHNSKVKHKKKHGAPGPHRLKVISKSMGTSTGATTNHGTSAMAIADHDYLGQETSTEVHTSPEASVKEGRADRANTPSAKDRDCGESAGPSSKLSGNRNGRESRAGGLKERSNGSEGAPSEGRVSPKSSVPETGLIDCSTSQAASSPEPTSLKGSTSLPVHSASRARKEQGAGSHSDA; from the exons cACTTTCTGCATCTTGCAAATCTAGAATGTTCACCAAACATTGAAATGTTCCTTTGCCAAGCTTTTATACCAACCTGCACAGAGCAAATTCATGTAGTTCTACCCTGTCGGAAATTGTGTGAGAAAATAGTTTCTGATTGCAAAAAACTAATGGACACTTTTGGCATCCGATGGCCTGAAGAACTTGAATGTAACAG ATTGCCACACTGTGATGACACTGTTCCTGTAACTTCTCATCCACACACAGAGCTTTCTGGGCCACAGAAGAAATCAGATCAAGTCCCAAGAGACATTGGATTTTGGTGTCCAAAGCACCTTAGGACTTCCGGGGACCAAGGCTataggtttctgggaattgaacagtGTGCCCCTCCGTGCCccaatatgtattttaaaagtgaTGAACTAGACTTTGCCAAAAGTTTCATAGGAATAGTTTCAATATTTTGTCTTTGTGCAACTCTGTTCACGTTCCTTACATTTTTAATTGACGTTAGACGATTCAGATACCCAGAGAGACCAATTATCTATTACTCTGTCTGCTACAGCATTGTCTCTCTCATGTACTTCGTGGGGTTTTTGCTGGGCAATAGCACGGCTTGTAATAAGGCAGACGAGAAGCTGGAGCTCGGGGACACCGTTGTCCTAGGGTCAAAGAATAAGGCTTGCAGTGTGGTATttatgtttctgtatttttttacaATGGCTGGCACCGTGTGGTGGGTGATTCTCACCATTACGTGGTTCTTAGCTGCCGGGAGAAAATGGAGTTGCGAAGCTATTGAACAAAAAGCAGTGTGGTTCCATGCCGTTGCCTGGGGGGCGCCCGGGTTCCTGACCGTCATGCTGCTCGCTATGAATAAGGTTGAAGGAGACAACATTAGCGGCGTTTGCTTCGTTGGCCTGTATGACCTGGACGCCTCTCGCTACTTcgtccttctgcctctgtgcctctgcgTATTTGTTGGGCTGTCTCTCCTCTTAGCCGGCATCATCTCCTTGAATCATGTCCGACAAGTCATACAGCATGATGGCCGGAACCAAGAGAAGCTAAAGAAATTCATGATTCGCATCGGAGTCTTCAGTGGCCTGTATCTTGTGCCCTTAGTGACACTTCTCGGTTGCTATGTCTATGAGCTAGTGAACAGGATCACCTGGGAGATGACATGGTTCTCTGATCATTGTCACCAGTACCGCATCCCGTGCCCTTACCAG gcaAATCCAAAAGCTCGACCAGAATTGGCTTTATTTATGATAAAATATCTGATGACATTAATTGTTGGTATCTCTGCGGTCTTCTGGGTTGGAAGCAAAAAGACGTGCACAGAATGGGCCGGGTTCTTTAAGCGAAACCGCAAGCGAGA CCCCATCAGTGAGAGCCGCCGAGTGCTGCAAGAGTCCTGTGAGTTCTTCCTGAAGCACAACTCTAAAgtgaagcacaagaagaagcaTGGCGCACCAGGGCCTCATAGGCTGAAGGTCATTTCCAAGTCCATGGGAACTAGCACAGGAGCGACCACAAATCATGGCACCTCTGCCATGGCAATCGCTGACCATGATTACTTAGGGCAAGAAACTTCAACAGAAGTCCACACCTCCCCAGAAGCATCCGTCAAAGAGGGACGAGCAGACCGAGCAAACACTCCCAGCGCCAAAGATCGGGACTGTGGGGAATCTGCAGGGCCCAGTTCCAAGCTCTCTGGGAACCGGAACGGCAGGGAAAGCCGAGCGGGCGGCCTGAAGGAGAGAAGCAATGGATCAGAGGGGGCTCCAAGTGAAGGAAG GGTAAGTCCAAAGAGCAGCGTTCCTGAGACTGGCCTGATAGACTGCAGCACTTCACAGGCCGCCAGTTCTCCAGAACCAACCAGCCTCAAGGGCTCCACATCTCTGCCTGTTCACTCAGCTTCCAGAGCTAGGAAAGAGCAGGGTGCTGGCAGCCATTCCGACGCTTGA